A single genomic interval of Candidatus Methylomirabilota bacterium harbors:
- a CDS encoding MFS transporter: MSRARSLHPAWVVLGALTLSMMASTGLRAVFGVYIKPMEAEFGWTRGALSGAAAISLLLLGAVGPWVGRLADVWGPRRVIVLGLFVLGVGSISSAFVQQLWHVYLTAGVLMALGAGGVAMTTGSTVVSRWFESRRGLAMGVAAGGMSAGQLVVIPLATALTVFFGWRSSFLWLGVGLLVLVLPVGAWLVRNNPEERGVRPYGSSGPLATAAQAAARQAAGRVSVTEAAQWPQFWLLMATFFVCGYTSNGMILTHFMPHALEHNFTPLQASSALGVMGALNIVGTIGSGWLCDRFGRRGPLATYYFVRGLSLLFLLYVWDVPSLHLWAALFGLNYISTVPPTTTLTANIFGRYSVGELSGWIFFAHQVGAALGAALAGWIFEWTGSYASAFVSAAVMAILAAGLALLIREEPISARPTPAGAPAPATS, translated from the coding sequence GTGAGCCGCGCCCGCTCCCTGCACCCGGCCTGGGTGGTCCTCGGTGCGCTGACGCTGTCCATGATGGCGTCCACCGGTCTGCGCGCCGTGTTCGGTGTCTACATCAAGCCCATGGAGGCGGAGTTCGGCTGGACGCGCGGGGCGCTCTCGGGCGCCGCCGCGATCTCGTTGCTCCTTCTGGGAGCGGTCGGGCCCTGGGTCGGCCGGCTGGCCGACGTCTGGGGTCCGCGTCGGGTGATCGTCCTGGGCCTGTTCGTCCTCGGCGTCGGATCCATCAGCTCGGCCTTCGTGCAGCAGTTGTGGCACGTCTACCTGACCGCCGGTGTCCTGATGGCCCTGGGCGCGGGGGGCGTAGCCATGACGACCGGCTCCACGGTCGTGAGCCGCTGGTTCGAGAGCCGGCGGGGGCTGGCCATGGGCGTGGCCGCCGGTGGAATGTCGGCCGGGCAGCTCGTCGTCATCCCGCTGGCTACGGCCCTCACGGTTTTCTTTGGCTGGCGCTCCAGCTTCCTCTGGCTGGGCGTGGGGCTCCTCGTGCTGGTGTTGCCGGTCGGCGCCTGGCTGGTTCGCAACAATCCGGAAGAGCGCGGCGTCCGGCCCTATGGCTCCAGCGGGCCGCTAGCGACCGCGGCCCAGGCCGCGGCCCGTCAGGCGGCGGGCCGGGTTTCGGTGACCGAGGCGGCTCAATGGCCGCAATTCTGGCTGCTGATGGCCACGTTCTTCGTCTGCGGCTACACCTCGAACGGCATGATCCTCACCCACTTCATGCCGCACGCCCTGGAGCACAACTTCACGCCGCTGCAGGCGTCGTCCGCGCTGGGGGTGATGGGGGCTCTCAACATCGTCGGAACGATCGGCTCGGGCTGGCTCTGTGACCGCTTCGGCCGACGCGGCCCCCTGGCGACCTATTACTTCGTGCGCGGGTTGTCCCTGCTGTTCCTGCTCTACGTCTGGGACGTGCCGTCGCTGCACCTGTGGGCGGCGCTGTTCGGGCTCAACTACATCTCCACGGTGCCTCCCACGACGACCCTCACCGCGAACATCTTCGGGCGATACTCGGTCGGTGAGCTGTCCGGCTGGATCTTCTTCGCGCATCAGGTCGGCGCCGCTCTGGGCGCCGCCCTGGCCGGCTGGATCTTCGAGTGGACCGGCAGCTACGCGAGCGCGTTCGTGTCGGCCGCCGTCATGGCGATCCTCGCCGCGGGCCTGGCCCTCCTCATCCGGGAGGAGCCGATCTCCGCCCGGCCGACCCCGGCCGGCGCGCCGGCGCCGGCCACCTCGTAG
- a CDS encoding IS110 family transposase has protein sequence MEQLIERCCGLDVHRDTVAACVRAPGPGGRRTQTVQTFGTTAGDLLALRDWLEAQGVTHVAMESTGVYWKPVYYVLEEGFTCLLVNAAHLKHVPGRKTDVQDCAWIAQVLEHGLVRGSFVPPAPIRELRDLTRYRKSVIQERTRHANRLHKTLEDAGIKLAAVANDILGVSGRAMLEGLVHGTTDPAVLADLARGALRKKLPALRQALAGRFRAHHAFLVGQMLAHLDYLDEAIATLSAHLEELLAPFAEALERLDAIPGISRQTAEVLIAELGVDMTVFPTAAHVASWAGLCPGNNESAGKHRSGKTRKGNRWLRTALTEAALGAIRMRGSAFGARYRRVMRHRGHKKAVVAVAHALLVTGYHVLARQTAYQEPGADYYDRRHAQRIARRAVATLERQGYRVTLERVA, from the coding sequence ATGGAGCAGCTCATCGAGCGGTGCTGCGGCCTGGATGTACACCGGGACACCGTGGCGGCGTGCGTCCGCGCCCCCGGCCCGGGTGGCCGCCGGACCCAGACCGTCCAGACTTTCGGCACGACCGCCGGCGACCTGCTCGCGCTGCGCGACTGGCTGGAGGCGCAGGGCGTGACGCACGTCGCGATGGAGAGCACGGGGGTCTACTGGAAACCGGTCTACTACGTGCTCGAGGAGGGCTTCACTTGCCTGCTGGTCAACGCCGCTCACCTTAAGCACGTCCCGGGGCGAAAGACCGACGTCCAGGACTGTGCGTGGATCGCGCAGGTGTTGGAGCACGGGCTCGTGCGGGGAAGCTTCGTGCCACCAGCCCCGATCCGTGAACTCCGCGACCTCACGCGCTACCGGAAGTCGGTGATCCAGGAGCGAACCCGGCACGCCAATCGGCTGCACAAGACGCTGGAGGACGCTGGCATCAAGCTGGCCGCCGTCGCGAATGACATCCTGGGGGTGTCGGGCCGGGCCATGCTCGAGGGGCTCGTGCACGGCACGACCGATCCGGCGGTGTTGGCCGACCTCGCCCGCGGGGCGCTGCGCAAGAAGTTGCCAGCGCTCCGCCAGGCGCTGGCCGGGCGGTTTCGCGCCCATCACGCCTTCCTGGTCGGCCAGATGCTCGCGCACCTCGACTACCTTGACGAGGCGATCGCCACGCTGAGCGCCCATTTGGAGGAGCTCCTTGCCCCTTTCGCGGAGGCCCTCGAACGCCTCGACGCCATCCCGGGGATCAGCCGGCAGACCGCTGAAGTGCTCATCGCCGAGCTTGGCGTGGACATGACCGTCTTCCCGACCGCGGCCCACGTCGCGAGCTGGGCCGGCCTGTGCCCCGGCAACAACGAGAGCGCCGGGAAACATAGGTCCGGCAAGACCCGGAAGGGCAATCGCTGGCTCCGGACGGCACTGACCGAAGCGGCGCTGGGCGCGATCCGCATGCGGGGCAGCGCGTTCGGAGCCCGCTATCGCCGCGTCATGCGTCATCGGGGGCACAAGAAAGCCGTCGTGGCGGTCGCCCACGCCCTCCTCGTCACCGGCTACCACGTCCTCGCGCGACAGACTGCGTATCAGGAACCGGGAGCCGACTACTATGACCGTCGCCATGCGCAGCGCATCGCACGCCGTGCCGTCGCTACCCTTGAGCGCCAGGGCTACCGCGTCACGCTCGAGCGCGTCGCCTGA
- a CDS encoding IS110 family transposase: MEKGTTYVALDDSKRRIVAGILRPLDTNPELREIPNDPQHVRRLFTRLMREGSVKACYEAGVSGYDLYRRLTALGVACDVIAPALTPRRPGQRVKTDRRDAAKLVRLFRAGELTAIHVPDATEEAGRDLVRCRDDVRRDVLRWRHRVLKLLARHGRVYLAGKNWSQAHWRWIRSQQFEQPPLQRAFEASLFTLEQALARQAELDKEVEALATTKPYREPVGWLRCFRGLDTLSAMVLLAEVVDFARFRRPRELMAYLGLVPSEYSSGDSQRRGALTKAGNSHARRVLVEAAWHYRHRPTVGRALALRIEGQPSAVVAQAWRAQQRLHRRYRHLVGHGKRSPVAVAAVARELVGFIWAAMTQRTQVA; the protein is encoded by the coding sequence ATGGAGAAGGGTACTACATACGTGGCCCTCGACGACAGCAAGCGACGGATCGTGGCAGGCATCCTGCGACCGCTGGACACGAATCCGGAGCTGCGGGAGATTCCGAACGACCCCCAGCACGTCCGACGCCTGTTCACGCGGCTGATGCGCGAGGGGTCGGTCAAGGCTTGCTACGAGGCGGGCGTGTCCGGCTACGATCTCTATCGCCGGCTCACCGCGCTCGGTGTCGCGTGCGATGTCATCGCGCCGGCGTTGACGCCACGCCGGCCGGGACAGCGCGTCAAGACGGATCGGCGCGACGCCGCCAAGCTCGTCCGCCTCTTTCGGGCGGGGGAACTCACGGCGATCCACGTACCCGACGCGACCGAGGAGGCCGGACGCGACCTCGTCCGGTGTCGCGACGACGTCCGACGCGATGTCCTGCGCTGGCGGCACCGCGTCCTGAAACTCCTCGCGCGCCACGGCCGAGTCTACCTGGCCGGGAAGAACTGGAGTCAGGCGCACTGGCGCTGGATCCGGAGCCAGCAGTTCGAGCAACCGCCGCTGCAGCGCGCGTTCGAGGCGAGCCTGTTTACGCTCGAGCAGGCGCTGGCGCGGCAGGCGGAGCTCGACAAAGAAGTCGAGGCGCTCGCCACCACGAAGCCCTACCGCGAGCCCGTGGGATGGCTGCGGTGCTTCCGCGGCCTCGACACGCTCTCGGCCATGGTCTTGCTCGCTGAAGTCGTCGACTTCGCCCGCTTCCGTCGGCCGCGCGAGCTCATGGCATACCTCGGCCTGGTGCCGAGCGAGTATTCCTCCGGGGACTCGCAGCGCCGAGGCGCGCTCACCAAAGCCGGCAACAGTCACGCTCGGCGGGTTCTCGTCGAGGCCGCCTGGCACTATCGGCACCGCCCCACAGTCGGGCGCGCCCTTGCGCTTCGCATTGAGGGCCAGCCGTCCGCCGTCGTGGCTCAGGCCTGGCGCGCGCAACAGCGTCTCCACCGTCGCTACCGCCATCTCGTCGGCCACGGCAAACGCTCGCCCGTCGCGGTAGCAGCAGTCGCACGCGAGTTGGTTGGATTCATCTGGGCCGCCATGACTCAGCGCACCCAGGTGGCATAA
- a CDS encoding Do family serine endopeptidase, whose product MRQVRWRTFVAGLLAAFLVGGGLGAFTLSRAERPAAAAAPLEAPILPVQLPLTTGTFAKVAEAIKPAVININTVSRGSMLGRTPFEEFFGEEFFRRFFGEAPERIPQRSLGSGVIIDPSGVALTNAHVVERATEIEVITLDGNKHKATVVGMDKKTDLAVLRLDDGKGRFPSARLGDSDRTQVGDWVIAVGSPFGLQATVTAGIISAKARQIGQGPFDEFLQTDAAINPGNSGGPLVNMQGEIIGIATAIVAGGSGIGFAIPSNMAKRISTELLAKGKISRGWLGVSIQPLTPELAKSFGAKNDKGVLIADVVPDSPAARAGLRSGDIVMEFQGKKMEAPGDLQRAVGLTEPGAAAKVKVWREQSERSVEVKVGEAPEEREVRAGGSRPTQSVLGIEVRPVTPELARQLNLKTSEGVVVVRTDDGGPAAEAGIQRGDVIREINRKPVQSMADFERLTKDVKEGDRLTLRLQRGPMSLYVAFTAGRD is encoded by the coding sequence ATGAGGCAAGTCAGATGGCGGACATTCGTGGCGGGGCTGCTCGCCGCGTTCCTGGTCGGTGGAGGGTTGGGTGCGTTCACGCTGAGCCGGGCTGAGCGGCCGGCGGCCGCCGCAGCGCCGCTGGAAGCGCCGATCTTGCCCGTGCAGCTGCCGCTGACCACCGGCACCTTCGCCAAGGTGGCCGAGGCGATCAAGCCCGCGGTCATCAACATCAACACCGTGAGTCGGGGCAGCATGTTGGGGCGCACCCCGTTCGAGGAGTTCTTTGGCGAGGAATTCTTTCGCCGCTTCTTCGGCGAGGCGCCCGAACGCATCCCCCAGCGCAGTCTAGGCTCCGGCGTGATCATCGATCCCTCGGGGGTCGCCCTCACCAATGCCCACGTCGTGGAGCGAGCCACCGAGATCGAGGTCATCACCCTCGATGGCAACAAGCACAAGGCCACCGTGGTCGGTATGGACAAGAAGACGGATCTCGCCGTGCTTCGCCTCGACGACGGCAAGGGCCGCTTCCCGTCCGCCCGCCTGGGCGATTCCGACAGGACCCAGGTCGGCGACTGGGTGATCGCCGTCGGTTCGCCCTTCGGGCTGCAGGCCACCGTCACCGCCGGCATCATCAGCGCCAAGGCGCGCCAGATCGGCCAGGGGCCCTTCGACGAGTTTCTACAAACCGATGCCGCCATCAACCCCGGTAACTCCGGCGGCCCGCTCGTGAACATGCAAGGCGAGATCATCGGCATCGCCACCGCCATCGTCGCCGGCGGGTCGGGGATCGGGTTCGCCATCCCCTCGAACATGGCCAAGCGCATCTCTACGGAGCTGCTGGCCAAGGGCAAGATCAGCCGGGGCTGGCTGGGCGTTTCGATCCAGCCGCTCACGCCGGAACTGGCCAAGTCGTTCGGGGCCAAGAACGACAAGGGCGTCCTCATCGCCGACGTCGTCCCCGACAGCCCGGCGGCCCGGGCCGGCCTGCGCTCGGGGGACATCGTGATGGAGTTCCAAGGCAAGAAGATGGAGGCTCCCGGCGATCTCCAGCGCGCGGTCGGCTTGACCGAGCCGGGGGCGGCGGCCAAGGTCAAGGTCTGGCGCGAGCAAAGCGAGCGCTCGGTCGAGGTGAAGGTCGGCGAGGCGCCTGAGGAGCGAGAAGTCCGCGCGGGCGGGTCCCGGCCGACACAGTCGGTGCTGGGGATCGAGGTGCGGCCCGTCACCCCGGAGCTGGCCCGGCAGCTGAACCTCAAGACCTCCGAAGGCGTCGTCGTGGTCAGGACCGACGATGGCGGGCCCGCCGCCGAGGCCGGCATCCAGCGCGGCGACGTCATTCGCGAGATCAACCGCAAGCCCGTGCAGTCCATGGCGGACTTCGAGCGCCTCACCAAGGACGTCAAGGAGGGCGACCGGCTCACGCTGCGCCTGCAACGGGGCCCGATGTCCCTCTACGTGGCCTTCACGGCGGGTCGGGATTAG
- the clpB gene encoding ATP-dependent chaperone ClpB — translation MPPRFDKFTVKAREAVQAALASAAEHEHQVIEPEHLLLALLAQQEGAIGPILSKLGAQPEAIRRRLQAELGRVPKVRGGGQYAGPRLEKVFERAQDEAARLQDDYVSTEHLLVGIVHDRGGAAGQALTAAGVTAENVYQALREVRGSQRVTDENPEEKYQALQRYSRDLTDLARKGKLDPVIGRDEEIRRVIQVLSRRTKNNPVLIGEPGVGKTAIVEGLAQRIVAGDVPEGLKGKRLIALDIGAMVAGSKYRGEFEDRLKAVLREITEAEGQIICFIDELHTIVGAGAAEGAVDAANMLKPALARGELRCVGATTLDEYRKHIEKDPALERRFQPVMVREPSVADSISILRGLKERYERHHNVKIKDAALVAAAVLSHRYIADRFLPDKAIDLVDEAAARIRMHMESKPQELDDVERRIMQLEIDRVSVARDTDDPAARERLSRLDAELAELKERATALRARWDAEKTDMDRLTRVKTDLEAAQHALAEAQRAADWSRAAELQYSTLPRLERERAELEARAGQPQDGGPMVRNEVDEEDIAATVAKWTGIPVTRLLEGETQKLLQMEQRLGQRVVGQDEAIRAVANAVRRARSGLSDPNRPIGSFLFLGPTGVGKTETARALAEFLFDDERAMIRLDMSEYMEKHTVARLLGAPPGYVGYEEGGQLTEAVRRRPYAVILFDEIEKAHADVFNVLLQLLDDGRLTDGHGRTVDFRNTVVIMTSNLGAHIFREYEQPEKVRPLIMAELRQTLRPEFLNRIDEVVIFRPLGRAELSRIVDIQLGHLRRRLGEKRIELEVTDAAKALLAREGYDPTFGARPLKRTVQRLVQDPLALKLLEREFAEGDTVTVDAEGDQIVLR, via the coding sequence ATGCCGCCGCGATTCGACAAGTTCACCGTCAAGGCTCGCGAAGCCGTTCAGGCGGCGCTCGCCAGCGCCGCCGAGCACGAGCATCAGGTGATCGAGCCCGAGCATCTGCTCCTGGCTCTGCTGGCCCAGCAGGAAGGGGCCATCGGGCCGATCCTGAGCAAGCTCGGCGCCCAGCCCGAGGCCATCCGACGCCGTCTGCAAGCCGAGCTGGGCCGGGTCCCGAAGGTGCGCGGCGGCGGCCAGTACGCCGGGCCCCGTCTGGAAAAAGTGTTCGAGCGGGCCCAGGACGAGGCAGCGCGACTTCAAGACGACTACGTTTCGACCGAGCACCTGCTGGTCGGCATCGTCCACGACCGGGGCGGCGCCGCCGGGCAGGCCCTGACCGCCGCCGGCGTCACTGCGGAGAACGTCTACCAGGCTTTGCGGGAGGTGCGGGGCTCCCAGCGGGTCACCGACGAGAATCCCGAGGAGAAATACCAGGCGCTCCAGCGCTATTCGCGGGATCTCACGGACCTGGCCCGCAAGGGCAAGCTCGATCCCGTGATCGGGCGCGACGAGGAGATCCGGCGCGTCATCCAGGTCCTGTCCCGCCGGACCAAGAACAACCCCGTGCTCATCGGCGAGCCGGGCGTAGGCAAGACCGCCATCGTGGAGGGCCTGGCCCAGCGCATCGTGGCCGGGGACGTGCCCGAGGGCCTCAAGGGCAAGCGCCTCATCGCGCTGGACATCGGGGCCATGGTGGCCGGCTCCAAGTATCGCGGTGAGTTCGAGGACCGCCTCAAGGCCGTGCTCCGGGAGATCACCGAGGCGGAAGGCCAGATCATCTGCTTCATCGACGAGCTGCACACCATCGTGGGCGCGGGCGCGGCGGAGGGCGCGGTAGACGCGGCCAATATGCTCAAGCCCGCGCTGGCCCGGGGCGAGCTGCGCTGCGTGGGCGCCACCACGCTCGACGAATACCGCAAGCACATCGAGAAGGACCCCGCGCTGGAGCGGCGCTTCCAGCCCGTCATGGTCCGGGAGCCGTCGGTGGCGGACAGCATCTCGATTCTCCGCGGACTGAAGGAGCGCTACGAGCGCCACCACAACGTCAAGATCAAGGACGCCGCGCTGGTGGCCGCCGCTGTACTTTCTCACCGCTACATCGCCGACCGCTTCCTGCCCGACAAGGCCATCGACCTGGTGGACGAAGCGGCGGCTCGCATCCGCATGCACATGGAGTCCAAGCCCCAGGAGCTGGACGACGTCGAGCGCCGGATCATGCAGCTGGAGATCGACCGGGTCTCGGTCGCCCGCGACACGGACGATCCCGCTGCCCGCGAGCGGCTCAGCCGTCTGGACGCCGAGCTCGCCGAGCTGAAAGAGCGGGCCACCGCGCTCCGGGCCCGCTGGGATGCCGAGAAGACGGACATGGACCGGCTCACCAGGGTGAAGACCGACCTCGAGGCCGCGCAACACGCGCTGGCCGAGGCCCAGCGCGCCGCCGACTGGAGCCGCGCGGCTGAGCTCCAGTACAGCACCCTGCCGCGCCTGGAGCGGGAGCGGGCCGAGCTGGAGGCGCGCGCCGGTCAGCCCCAGGACGGTGGACCGATGGTGCGCAACGAGGTCGATGAGGAGGACATCGCCGCCACGGTGGCCAAGTGGACGGGCATTCCGGTCACCCGGTTGCTGGAGGGAGAGACCCAGAAGCTGCTGCAGATGGAGCAGCGGTTGGGCCAGCGGGTGGTGGGGCAGGACGAGGCCATCCGCGCCGTGGCCAATGCCGTGCGCCGGGCGCGCTCGGGGCTCAGCGACCCCAACCGCCCCATCGGCTCGTTCCTGTTCCTCGGCCCCACCGGGGTGGGCAAGACGGAGACGGCCCGGGCGCTGGCCGAGTTTCTCTTCGACGACGAGCGCGCCATGATCCGGCTCGACATGTCGGAGTACATGGAGAAGCACACGGTGGCGCGGCTCCTCGGGGCCCCCCCGGGGTACGTCGGCTACGAGGAGGGGGGCCAGCTCACCGAGGCCGTCCGGCGACGCCCCTACGCCGTCATCCTCTTCGACGAGATCGAAAAGGCCCACGCCGACGTCTTCAACGTCCTCCTGCAGCTTCTCGACGACGGCCGGCTCACCGACGGCCACGGTCGGACGGTGGATTTCCGCAACACCGTGGTCATCATGACGTCCAACCTCGGCGCTCACATCTTCCGCGAGTACGAGCAGCCCGAGAAGGTCCGGCCGCTGATCATGGCCGAGCTCCGTCAGACCCTGCGTCCGGAGTTCCTCAACCGCATCGACGAGGTCGTGATCTTCCGCCCCCTCGGCCGCGCCGAGCTCAGCCGCATCGTGGACATCCAGCTCGGCCACCTGCGGCGACGGCTCGGCGAGAAGCGGATCGAGCTCGAGGTCACCGACGCGGCCAAGGCCTTGCTGGCCCGAGAGGGATACGACCCGACGTTCGGGGCGCGCCCGCTCAAGCGGACCGTCCAGCGGCTCGTCCAGGATCCCCTGGCGCTCAAGCTGCTGGAGCGGGAGTTCGCCGAGGGCGACACCGTGACCGTGGACGCGGAGGGCGACCAGATCGTCCTCCGTTAG
- a CDS encoding gamma-glutamyltransferase has translation MSLDSASAQRSAPLHRPTHTVQVIGTRWAVAGGHPLAVEAGARILGAGGNAIDAGVAAGLCLGVVHPDMVSVAGVAPILVHLAGSGQTWQVAGVGPYPRASTVEYFRTRHGGQIPPGLGRTVVPAAPDAWCTALARWGTMSFAEVAAPATEHAERGFPVSEFSAYQMAANAEKYRRWPTSTALYLKNGRAYRAGEVLTQRELGQTLHRMAAAERRAGGSRADGIGAARDEFYRGETARLIAEFHRREDGPLTLADLETFAVEVGPALLGTFGTWQMATCGYWCQGPVLLHMLNMLEGLNLESLGHNSPAYLHRIVETIKIAFADRNAYFTDPKFADVPEFLLSKSYAAQRRELIGERAWAEMPPAGPPARAQAVTGQAVIATGVAEGLDTSYVAVVDAEGNGFSATPSDPNADSPVVAGVGCVVSPRGSQGWLDPAHPGVVAPGKRPRLTPAPAMVFNGGRLAMPFGTPGGDVQQQAMLQVFLNIAVFGMAPQQAVEAPRVASRSFPDSFWPHVMAPGKVEVEGRIPQDTCAALARLGHDVSMWPDWEWRAGAVCAVRVDGEGVRWAAADPRRGAHAIAR, from the coding sequence ATGTCCCTCGACTCCGCCTCGGCCCAGCGCTCGGCCCCGCTGCACAGGCCCACGCACACCGTGCAGGTGATCGGAACCCGTTGGGCCGTGGCCGGCGGTCACCCGCTGGCCGTGGAAGCCGGCGCCCGGATCCTGGGCGCCGGTGGCAACGCGATCGACGCGGGTGTGGCCGCGGGTCTCTGCCTGGGCGTGGTTCACCCCGACATGGTCTCGGTGGCCGGCGTGGCGCCGATTCTCGTGCACCTGGCGGGCAGCGGGCAGACCTGGCAGGTCGCTGGCGTGGGTCCGTATCCGCGCGCCTCCACGGTGGAGTACTTCCGCACCCGACACGGCGGGCAGATCCCGCCCGGCCTGGGCCGCACGGTCGTGCCGGCGGCGCCCGACGCCTGGTGCACCGCGCTGGCCCGCTGGGGCACGATGAGCTTCGCCGAGGTCGCGGCGCCCGCGACCGAGCACGCCGAGCGGGGCTTCCCGGTCTCCGAGTTCTCCGCCTACCAGATGGCGGCGAATGCCGAAAAGTATCGCCGGTGGCCGACCTCGACGGCCCTCTACTTGAAGAACGGGCGTGCGTATCGGGCCGGCGAGGTCCTGACCCAGCGAGAGCTGGGCCAGACGCTGCATCGGATGGCGGCGGCCGAGCGCCGCGCGGGAGGCAGCCGGGCCGACGGCATCGGCGCCGCGCGCGACGAGTTCTATCGCGGCGAGACGGCCCGGCTGATCGCCGAGTTCCACCGCCGCGAGGATGGGCCCCTGACGCTGGCTGACCTCGAGACCTTCGCCGTGGAGGTGGGCCCGGCGCTCTTGGGGACGTTCGGGACGTGGCAGATGGCGACCTGCGGCTACTGGTGCCAGGGCCCGGTGCTGCTGCACATGCTCAACATGCTCGAGGGCCTGAATCTGGAATCCCTGGGTCACAACTCGCCGGCCTACCTGCACCGAATCGTGGAGACGATCAAGATCGCCTTCGCCGACCGGAACGCCTACTTCACCGATCCCAAGTTCGCCGACGTGCCGGAGTTCCTCCTCAGCAAGAGCTACGCGGCACAGCGGCGAGAGCTGATCGGCGAGCGAGCCTGGGCCGAGATGCCTCCGGCCGGTCCGCCGGCGCGTGCCCAGGCCGTGACCGGGCAGGCAGTGATCGCCACCGGTGTGGCCGAAGGCCTCGACACGAGCTACGTGGCCGTCGTCGATGCCGAGGGCAACGGCTTCTCCGCCACCCCGAGCGACCCGAATGCGGACTCACCGGTCGTGGCCGGCGTGGGCTGCGTCGTGTCGCCGCGTGGTTCGCAGGGCTGGCTGGATCCCGCTCACCCCGGGGTCGTGGCACCGGGCAAGCGGCCGCGGCTCACCCCGGCGCCGGCCATGGTCTTCAACGGGGGGCGGCTGGCGATGCCCTTCGGCACGCCGGGTGGTGACGTGCAGCAGCAGGCCATGCTGCAGGTCTTCCTCAACATCGCCGTGTTCGGCATGGCGCCCCAGCAGGCGGTGGAAGCGCCCCGGGTGGCCTCGCGAAGCTTCCCCGACTCCTTCTGGCCCCACGTGATGGCGCCGGGCAAGGTCGAGGTCGAGGGCCGGATTCCTCAGGACACCTGCGCGGCGTTGGCCAGGCTCGGTCACGACGTGTCGATGTGGCCGGACTGGGAATGGCGAGCCGGAGCGGTGTGCGCCGTGAGGGTTGACGGCGAAGGCGTCCGCTGGGCCGCGGCCGATCCGCGTCGAGGCGCCCACGCCATCGCGCGGTAG
- a CDS encoding DnaJ C-terminal domain-containing protein yields MAVEFKDYYKILGVDRKADDKAIKSAYRRLARKYHPDVAKGKDGERFKEINEAYEVLSDPEKRQRYDSLGPDWQRYAQRPGGEPGGPGGFRVEYGSDLGDFSDFFRTIFGDLGARMGRGPQRGGVEFDVEDLLGGGRGGGRRRAAGQDVQANVEITLEEAFHGTQKTFTLEVDEPCPSCHGAGHVGGQPCATCRGRGWQRARRQLDVKIPAGVRTGQRVRVAGEGVGAPGQRGDLYLRVTVTPHPLYERNGDDLVIELPITAPEAALGASVEVPTLRGKISMKIPPGTPSGRTFRLPGYGMPRVKAGGHGDQLVKVKIVVPADLTPAERELYQKLMALRTDNPRAYLG; encoded by the coding sequence ATGGCGGTGGAGTTCAAGGACTACTACAAGATTCTCGGCGTCGACCGTAAGGCGGACGACAAGGCGATCAAGTCCGCGTACCGGCGGCTCGCCCGCAAGTACCATCCCGACGTCGCCAAGGGCAAGGACGGCGAGCGCTTCAAGGAGATCAACGAGGCCTACGAAGTGCTCTCGGACCCCGAGAAGCGCCAGCGCTACGACAGCCTCGGTCCCGACTGGCAGCGTTACGCCCAGCGTCCGGGTGGGGAACCCGGCGGTCCCGGCGGCTTCCGCGTGGAGTACGGGTCGGACCTGGGCGACTTCTCCGACTTCTTCCGCACGATCTTCGGCGACCTCGGAGCCCGCATGGGGCGCGGCCCCCAGCGGGGCGGCGTGGAGTTCGACGTCGAAGATCTGCTGGGCGGCGGCCGCGGGGGGGGACGCCGGCGCGCGGCCGGGCAGGACGTCCAGGCCAACGTCGAGATCACGCTCGAGGAAGCGTTCCACGGAACCCAGAAGACGTTCACGCTCGAGGTGGACGAGCCCTGTCCCAGCTGCCATGGCGCGGGCCACGTGGGCGGCCAGCCGTGCGCGACGTGCCGCGGCCGGGGCTGGCAGCGCGCGCGGCGCCAGCTCGACGTGAAGATCCCGGCCGGGGTCAGAACCGGCCAACGCGTCCGGGTCGCCGGTGAGGGCGTGGGCGCGCCCGGTCAGCGCGGCGACCTCTATCTGCGCGTCACCGTCACCCCGCACCCGCTGTACGAGCGCAACGGGGACGACCTGGTGATCGAGCTGCCGATCACGGCGCCGGAGGCCGCGCTGGGCGCGTCCGTCGAGGTACCCACGCTCCGCGGCAAGATCTCCATGAAGATCCCGCCCGGTACCCCGAGTGGACGCACGTTCCGCCTTCCCGGATACGGCATGCCCCGCGTGAAGGCCGGCGGCCACGGCGACCAGCTGGTCAAGGTGAAGATCGTGGTGCCCGCCGACCTAACGCCGGCGGAGCGCGAGCTCTATCAGAAACTCATGGCGCTGCGGACCGACAACCCGCGAGCCTATTTGGGCTGA